The Polyodon spathula isolate WHYD16114869_AA unplaced genomic scaffold, ASM1765450v1 scaffolds_1412, whole genome shotgun sequence genome contains a region encoding:
- the ajm1 gene encoding apical junction component 1 homolog, producing MTRTDPPDILVSTVYRDIKVNLTSTDSCLSKQCDLHTLSKLEDNQKTFNKRHCRSFDFLESLDDPKASSSSMEYPYRRTERQMLNPEAARNSLGQQAHLRFSSPDLFNSKPPPQQPVEATRDAVRPDLKRRTRSKSAPRVKSTFTPVPLEVTPPPVRRGREVQRAALRDPPRKPETSPHREASYAANRAMMNEVHPIKLQPQRGDSKRYSPLFVPESFDENQPGKPSASPHVKCRMDIKPDEAVLQHAARNVKPPTPRAEVPWQRYPSGSSRSLILPSGWQVSRTPTPSDSYSGDYKQVYQHHNTMPYDYIPQADIPLQRMLSPREQRDYPGWERRAYSSPNVPTKFFYTEEHGRYPSPAPPARTFYQGEHHSYPSQNFTAKAQSGLDQRTHMVHAVPGQPFYTEEPRQYPIPVYPKPYSTNEPQHYIVQTAPSRTFYGEDPRTYPVQCVPSKMSYTNEHIVTPPEHHVPSRAYYTESRGQYRRTRMPQAVFSDWYGPEPTGYATHHPSTQYATQRSRQEPVLSPWYASHCLDQHRLGTDTRHYSRSWDNILNHNIQREQPVQRGRSYENLLAQGKRALSPDERRQPVVVNLSSSPRRYAALSMSETSLMEKVCTEGGRNSLSRMWFVTPEITITDNDIRPSALRKTEGRSASWDVLDSGRAPSASHQEPHSYQGNPTKEKTHNSASLQQSLEQLDELLADLVIDYKPPSSRRPSKDLLDQLKKLINEDDAGSSAKTDPNGNPVPLKKQPTSTKLTHEVHKELDSGCDVLQKELDEGSPDQSTDDDDTMMCSNSKCRRTETLFNACLYFKSCHSCYTYYCSRNCRREDWDIHKENCLYGRIGSVCRHVLKICRENAEVHKAFSRIAKVGFLSRGRGVLFLGFPSPGSADNFLQYGLESLLMSPTYLSLRELDGYKDNLGDYCKELQEAGNEYDPNECFLLNVSIAVGEKVPNSPSPRVQVPTVRKYAKVALASSSPEKKILKKESEMETLILTPPPGMADIDKEGEEGRKAREICFINIQRELRTRGVFLRHEYPKIYQQLCEFVESNKRFTPTSIYPIDKRTGKQFMCMIMAASEPRTLDWVGTPNLLDDII from the coding sequence ATGACACGAACAGACCCGCCTGACATACTGGTGTCGACTGTGTATCGAGACATTAAAGTGAATCTGACTTCTACCGACTCCTGTCTGTCCAAACAATGTGATCTTCACACCCTGAGCAAGCTGGAGGATAATCAGAAAACGTTCAACAAAAGGCACTGTCGAAGCTTTGACTTCCTCGAGTCACTGGACGACCCCAAAGCTTCGAGTTCCTCAATGGAGTACCCTTACAGGAGGACCGAGAGGCAGATGTTGAACCCGGAGGCTGCTCGGAACTCTCTCGGGCAGCAGGCTCACCTCCGGTTCTCTTCCCCAGATCTGTTCAACTCCAAACCCCCACCTCAGCAACCTGTGGAAGCCACCAGAGATGCAGTGAGACCCGATCTCAAGAGAAGGACAAGGTCCAAAAGTGCTCCCAGGGTGAAGAGCACATTCACGCCAGTGCCCCTTGAGGTGACTCCTCCACCTGTCAGGAGGGGAAGGGAAGTACAGCGAGCTGCTCTGCGTGACCCCCCTAGGAAGCCAGAGACCTCCCCTCACAGGGAAGCCTCTTATGCAGCCAACCGGGCCATGATGAACGAAGTCCACCCCATCAAGCTCCAGCCGCAGAGGGGAGACTCCAAACGATACTCACCGCTGTTTGTGCCGGAGTCCTTTGATGAGAACCAGCCAGGCAAACCGTCCGCCAGCCCTCACGTCAAGTGCCGCATGGATATCAAGCCAGATGAGGCTGTTCTCCAGCACGCTGCGAGAAACGTCAAGCCACCAACACCCAGAGCAGAAGTGCCCTGGCAGAGATACCCCAGCGGAAGTAGCAGGAGCCTGATCTTGCCAAGTGGTTGGCAGGTCTCCAGGACTCCCACCCCCAGTGACTCCTACAGTGGAGATTATAAGCAGGTTTACCAGCATCACAACACCATGCCGTACGACTACATCCCGCAGGCGGACATCCCTTTACAAAGGATGCTTTCTCCCAGAGAGCAGCGGGATTACCCCGGATGGGAGCGCAGGGCTTATTCCAGCCCCAATGTGCCAACCAAATTTTTTTATACAGAGGAGCATGGGAGGTATCCCTCTCCAGCCCCCCCTGCCAGAACTTTCTATCAAGGAGAGCATCATAGTTACCCCAGCCAAAACTTTACCGCTAAAGCACAGTCCGGGCTTGATCAAAGGACTCATATGGTCCACGCTGTACCTGGCCAACCATTTTACACTGAAGAGCCAAGGCAATATCCCATACCCGTGTACCCCAAACCTTATTCCACGAACGAGCCACAGCACTATATAGTCCAGACTGCCCCGTCTAGGACTTTTTATGGTGAGGATCCCAGAACGTACCCAGTTCAGTGCGTCCCGTCCAAGATGTCCTACACGAATGAACACATTGTGACACCCCCTGAGCATCACGTTCCTTCAAGGGCTTATTATACAGAAAGCCGCGGGCAGTACCGCCGCACCAGAATGCCTCAGGCTGTTTTCAGCGATTGGTACGGTCCTGAGCCGACCGGATACGCCACCCACCACCCTTCAACACAGTACGCAACCCAGAGATCCAGGCAAGAGCCTGTGCTTTCTCCTTGGTACGCCTCCCACTGTTTGGACCAGCACAGGCTGGGGACGGACACCCGGCACTACTCCAGATCCTGGGACAACATCCTGAACCACAACATCCAAAGGGAGCAGCCAGTGCAGCGTGGCAGGAGCTACGAGAACCTTCTTGCCCAAGGGAAGCGTGCCTTGTCCCCAGATGAAAGACGCCAGCCAGTGGTAGTCAATCTCTCCAGTTCGCCCAGGCGCTACGCAGCACTTTCCATGTCGGAAACCTCGCTCATGGAGAAGGTTTGCACAGAAGGGGGACGGAACTCCCTCAGCAGGATGTGGTTCGTAACCCCTGAGATCACCATCACAGACAATGACATCCGCCCCAGTGCTCTCAGAAAAACGGAGGGACGCTCTGCCAGCTGGGATGTCCTGGACTCTGGCAGAGCCCCAAGTGCTTCTCACCAAGAACCACATTCCTATCAGGGGAATCCTACCAAAGAGAAAACTCACAACAGCGCCTCCCTCCAGCAAAGTCTCGAGCAGCTAGACGAACTCCTGGCAGACTTAGTCATCGACTACAAGCCCCCATCCAGCAGGAGACCCAGTAAGGACTTGCTGGACCAGCTGAAGAAGCTGATTAACGAGGACGATGCTGGTTCCTCAGCCAAAACAGACCCCAATGGGAATCCCGTCCCGTTAAAGAAGCAGCCCACTTCTACAAAGCTGACTCATGAAGTCCACAAAGAACTTGACAGTGGCTGTGATGTCCTCCAGAAGGAGCTAGATGAAGGCTCTCCGGACCAGAGCACAGATGACGACGACACAATGATGTGCTCCAACAGCAAGTGTCGCCGGACAGAGACCTTATTCAACGCCTGCCTCTACTTCAAGTCCTGCCACAGCTGCTACACCTATTACTGCTCCCGGAATTGCCGCAGAGAGGACTGGGACATCCACAAGGAGAACTGCCTTTACGGGCGCATCGGCAGCGTTTGCAGACACGTTCTCAAAATCTGCCGGGAGAATGCAGAGGTCCACAAAGCTTTCTCTCGCATCGCCAAGGTAGGATTTCTGTCCCGCGGAAGGGGGGTCTTGTTCCTGGGTTTCCCCAGCCCCGGCTCGGCCGATAACTTCCTGCAGTACGGACTGGAGAGCCTCCTCATGTCCCCCACATATCTCTCCTTGAGGGAGCTCGATGGCTACAAGGACAACCTGGGCGACTACTGCAAGGAGCTGCAGGAAGCCGGGAATGAGTACGACCCAAACGAATGCTTCCTTTTGAATGTTTCTATAGCTGTGGGCGAAAAAGTGCCTAACAGCCCCTCTCCGAGAGTCCAAGTTCCGACTGTCAGGAAGTATGCCAAGGTAGCCCTGGCCTCCTCCAGCCCGGAGAAGAAGATCCTGAAAAAGGAGAGCGAGATGGAGACCTTGATCCTGACCCCACCCCCGGGGATGGCAGACATCGATAAGGAAGGAGAGGAGGGAAGGAAAGCCAGGGAGATCTGCTTCATCAACATCCAGCGGGAGCTGAGGACCAGGGGGGTCTTCCTACGCCATGAGTACCCCAAAATCTATCAGCAGCTGTGCGAGTTTGTGGAGAGTAATAAGAGATTCACACCTACCAGTATCTACCCCATCGACAAGCGGACTGGGAAGCAGTTCATGTGTATGATCATGGCTGCGTCTGAGCCCAGGACACTGGACTGGGTAGGAACCCCCAACCTCCTGGATGACATTATCTGA